A genomic window from Pseudophryne corroboree isolate aPseCor3 chromosome 3 unlocalized genomic scaffold, aPseCor3.hap2 SUPER_3_unloc_6, whole genome shotgun sequence includes:
- the LOC134984524 gene encoding oocyte zinc finger protein XlCOF29-like — MDKDRSHRTERIINITLEIIYLLTGEDYTIVKKTSNGCETPSSHPHVSGGLRRTQSPITVPPPHSLTHERHNDKKILELTNKIIQLLTGEEGEYIEEHRGLYKDVMMENHRPLTSPGLDEGLRLGSLKVQVSALSILFQQRLASLQEVQTFLQGVLRIQPPFRPPTAQWDLDL, encoded by the exons atggacaaggacaggagtcacaggactgagaggataataaatatcaccctggagatcatctacctgctgactggggag gattacacaatcgtgaagaagacatccaatgggtgtgagacacccagcagccatccccatgtatcaggaggactgagaagaacccagagcccaatcacggtgcctccacctcactcactgacacatgagagacacaatgacaagaagatcctggaactcaccaacaagatcattcagctgctgactggagag gagggggagtatatagaggaacacaggggtctgtacaaggacgtgatgatggagaatcaccggcccctcacatcac CTGGTCTAGATGAAGGACTAAGACTAGGTTCcttgaaggttcaagtttcggctctctccatcctatttcaacagcggttagcgtccttacaagaggttcaaacctttttacagggggttctgaggatacaacctcctttccgtcctcccactgcgcagtgggactTAGATTTgtag